The following DNA comes from Streptomyces sp. NBC_00273.
CCGGGCCGGGTGGTGCCGGCCACGGGCACGGGCACGGGGTCGGGCACAGGGGCGGAGGCGGGGATAGGGGCGGAGGCGGGGACGGGGGCGGACGGGGAGTGGGACGGGGAGGTGGGGTGCGGCGCGGGGTCGTGCGGGGCTCCGGCGCCCGGGCCTCCGAAAGCCGGCCGAGCTTCCGGCCGGGGCGTCGGCAGGGGCATCCGTACCGGCTCCAGCGGGGGCATCGCCGCCCCCTGCCCGGTCCCCCACGAGGTGGCCCGCGAGCCGCCCGCCGCATCGGCCGCGGTGGGCGCCTCCGCGCCCAGCAGCTCCTGCGGCAGCACCAGCACGGCGAGCACACCGCCGTAGATGTTGGACTTGAGCTCGACGGCGATCCCGTGCCGGCGGGCCAGCGCCGACACCACGAACAGGCCGATCCGGCCGTCCGCCAGCAGGTGCCGGACGCTGATCTGGTCGGGGTCGCCGAGCAGGGCGTTCATCCGGTGCTGCTCCTCGGCCGGCATGCCGAGTCCCCGGTCCTCCACCTCGACCGCGATCCCGGCGGTGACCCGCTCGGCGCGCAGCACCACATCGGTGTCGGGGGCGGAGAAGACCGTGGCGTTCTCGACGAGTTCGGCCAGCAGGTGCACCACGTCCGCGACGGCGTGCCCGCGGACGCTGCCGCCGGCCGGGGGCACGACCTTGACCCGGGTGTACTGCTCGACCTCCGCGACCGAGGAGCGGAGCACCTCGCTGAGGTCGATGGGCCTGGTCCACTGGCGGCGCGACGCCGCGCCGCCCAGCACGGCGAGGTTCTCGGCGTGGCGGCGGATGCGGGTGGCGAGGTGGTCGACGTGGAAGAGCTCCTTGAGCAGGTCCGGGTCCTCGACCGTGTCCTCCAGCTCGTCCAGCAGCGAGATCTCGCGGTGCACGAGGGACTGGAGCCGGCGCGCGAGGTTGACGAAGACCTCGACCTTGCGGTCGCTGTCGGTCGGGGCCGCCGGTCCGGCCAGCCGCAACAGGGTCGTGTGCGCCTGTTCGCGGGCGCCCCGCAGCTCCTGGGAGAGCAGCCAGAACTCGTCCATCCCGGCCGGGTCCCCGCCGGGCAGCGGCGAGCTCGGTCCGCCGCGCACCGGGCGCGGCGGGGTCTCGCCCCGTTCCAGCCGGTCGGCGGCCGTGCGCAGCTCACCCCGGCCGCGCACGCTGGAGCGGCGCAGCGCCTCGCACCGGTCCCGTACGGCCTTGGCGGCGCGCTGGGCCCCGAGCAGTGCCGCGGCGAGGGCGCCGACCACCAGGAGGGCGCAGCCGGTGAGGACCGGCCACAGCCGGGCGTCGCGGTCGCCGGCTCCCCCGCCGAGCTGGAGGGTGAAGATGACCGCGGCGGCGCCGCTGAGCCCGGCGGCGAGCGTGGGCAGCAGGGCGGCGCGCACCAGCTGGGGGCGTATCTGCCGGGCGGGACCGGAGACGACGTGTCTCGACGGGGCATGGCGGGCGGCGCGGAGTCCGGACATCTGGGCGTCCTCGGTACGTGGGGCCCGGCCCCCAGCGATCCCGGGGCCCGGTGTTGATCACCGAATACCCACGCTAGACCCCATCGCAGCACCCCGGAACGCCAGTTGGCGAACTTCGAGGGGGTGCTTCCCGCTCCCGGTGGAGCGCTCGTACAGCAGCCCGAATGCGCCGTTCGGACCCCTGGGACCGCTCCGGCGGCGCCTCTCGCGCACGGGCGCACCGGCCGGCGGCGGGTGGATCAGGGCATCCGGCGGGAGCCGAGGAGCGCCGCGGGCTCTGAACCCGGAGGACCCCCATGGGTTACGTCCCGTGGGGGTCCTTCCATGGGCTGCCGCCGCCCGGTCGGGCCGGGACGGCCGGTTCCCGCCCCGATGCAGTGCGTTACGAGCCGACGGACTCCGACTTCTCCTGACCGTCGGCGGCCACGGACGCCACCCGGGCAGCCGTCGCCGCCGCGCCCGCCCCGAGCGGCGGCACGGACGCCGGGCCGTCGAGGGAACCGCCCGCCGCTCTTCCACCGACGAACGGTCTCCACCACGGTGCGGTGGGCGCATCCGCCGAGCCGGGCTCGAAGGGCTGTCCCGGGATCGGGAGCGCGATGGCGGCGCCCGCGTTCTCCGATGCGGTCAGCGTGCCCTCGCCCGGCTCGTCCCACGGGTGCAGGGCCAGGTTGAAGGTGCCCCAGTGGATCGGCAGCATCGTCCCGCGGGGGGTGCCGCCCTGTAGGTCGAGGTGGGCGCGCATGCCCTCCTCCGGCGTCATGTGGATGTCGGGCCAGTACTCCGAGTAGGCGCCGATCTGGATCATGGTGGCGTCGAAGGGCCCGTGCTCGGCACCGATCTCCTCGAAGCCCGGGAAGTAGCCGGTGTCCCCGCTGTGGTAGATCCGGTGCTCGTCGCCGGCGACGACCCAGGACGCCCACAGGGTGTGCTGCTGGTTGCGCAGGCCGCGGCCGCAGAAGTGCCGGGCGGGGGTGGCCGTGAGCGAGAGACCGGCGATCTCGGTGCTCTCGTTCCAGTCCAGCTCGCGCAGCCGGTCGGCCGGTACGCCCCAGCGCTCCAGGTGCGCGCCGACGCCCAGCGGGACGGCGAAGACCGTGTCCGTCCCGGCCAGCGCCTTGATCGTCGGCAGGTCGAGGTGGTCGTAGTGGTCGTGCGAGATGACCACGACGTCGACCGTGCCCAGCGAGGCCAGCGGGACCGGTACCGGGTGCAGTCGCTTGGGGCCGGCGAAGGGGAAGGGGGAGCACCGCTCGCCCCACACCGGATCGAACAGCACCCGGCGCCCGTCGATCTCCGCGAGCACGCTGGAGTGCCCCATCCAGGTCAGCCGCAGGCCGCTCGCGGGCGGCTTCGCCAGGTCCGCGAGGGTCGTCGGGTGGACCGGGATCGGTGCGGCGGGGCTGCGCCGCACCCGCTGCTCCCGGTGGAAGTAGATCTTCGCGAACTCCGCCATCGACCCCGAAGGCCTGTTCCGGGCCCCGACCGGATTCTGGAAGACGCCGTCGGCGAAGTTCGGCGAGCGGCGGATCCGCTCCAGCCGGGCACCGGACGGGTCCGCACCGAAGGCTTCGGGCCGCAGGGCACGCAGCCGCGGACGCAAGGGACGGGAGCCGGTCAAAGCGCCTCCAGGGAGGATGGGGTCAGGATGGTCGTCGTTCTACGACCATCCCAACGCACACCGGCCCCGAAGGATTCCGCTTCCGGCTCCCGCGCCCTGCGGACAAGGCCTAGAGCGGCAGCAGGTCCGGCCGCTTCGCCTCCACGTGGTCCCCGGAGGACTCCCCGCGCAGCCGTCGGCCGATCCACGGCGCGAGGTGCTCGCGCGCCCACTGGATGTTGTCCCGGGTCACGTCCACCGAGCCGCGCGGCCGCTGCGGGGGCCACGGCTGGTCGGGGTCGGCCGGCACGTCCAGCCCGAGCACCTGCGCGGCGCGCAGCGCGACCCGCGTGTGTCCCTCGGGCGAGAGGTGCAGCCGGTCCGTGTCCCAGGCCCGCCGGTCCTGTACGGACTTCAGCGACCAGAGGTCGAGCACCGGGCAGTCGTAGCGGTCGGCGATGGCGCGGACGTGCGCGCTGTACGTCGCCACCTTGCCGCGCAGGTGCTTGAGCACCGGTACGCCCCGGGTGTCGAAGCCCGTGGTGATCATGACCTGCCCCACGGCCCCGGTGAGGTCGGCCACCGCCGCCTCGAACCGCTCCGCCACGTCGTCCGGGTCGGTGCCGGGCCGGATGATGTCGTTGCCGCCCGCACAGAAGGTCACCAGGTCAGGTGCGAGGGCCTTGGCCCTCGGGAGCTGGTCGGCCACGATCTGGTCGAGGAGCTTCCCCCGCACCGCCAGATTCGCATACCGGAAGTCGTGTTCTTCGCGCTGATCGGCCAGGAGCACGGCGAGCCGGTCCGCCCAGCCGAGAAAAGAATCCCCGGGTCCCGGGTCCCCCACGCCCTCGGTGAAGCTGTCCCCGATCGCCGCGTACGAGCCGATGGTCTTGAGTTTCGTCGTCGTCGCTGCCACGAGAACCCATCCTTCACTCCCGTAACCAACCTACGCCAACGTAACGAGGGGTTGACGGGCCGTGATCTATACCACGCGGGAGATAAGGAATAAGTACACGTGGGGCCGGGACCCCCCTCGGGTCCCGGCCCCACGCGTGTCGGTGCTCCTGCGGCGGGTGCCGTCAGAGGCTCGCGCCCTTGGAGCGGAGGTAGGCGATCGGGTCCATGTCCGAGCCGTAGGACGGGGTCGTGCGGATCTCGAAGTGGAGGTGCGGGCCGGTGGAGTTGCCCGTGGAGCCGGAGAGGCCGATGGCCTGCCCCGCGGTGACGCTCTGGCCGGAGGAGACGGAGAGCTGGGACAGGTGGGCGTACTGGGAGTACTTGCCGTCCGCGTGCCGGATGACGATCTCGTTGCCGTACGAGCCGCTCCAGCCGGCGGAGACCACGGTGCCCGCTCCGACGGCCTTGACGGTGGTGCCCATGGCCGCGATGAAGTCGACGCCGGTGTGGTAGCCGGAGGACCACATGGCGCCCGCGACCTTGTACTGGGTGGAGATGCCGCCGCTGACCGGGGCCACGAAGCCGGCGGCCGACTGCGGCGCGGCGGCGGGGGCCTCGGCCTGGGGCTCGGCGGCGGCTTCCGGCTGCGCCGGGGCGGCCTGCTCGGCCTGCTTGCGGGCCGGCTTCGGCGCGACCGGCGCGACCGGCTCCGCTTCGGCTTCGGGGGCCGGGGCGGCCTCGGCCTCGGCGGGAGCCGCCTCGCCGGGACCGCCGAGGGTGAGCTTCAGGCCCGGGTGGATCAGCGACGGGTTGCTCCCGACGGCCTCGCGGTTGTCGGCGTACAGCTGCTCCCAGCCGCCGGACAGGTGGCGCTCGACAGCGATCTTGGAGAGGTAGTCGCCCGGCACGACGGTGTAGACGGTCGGCGCGGCCTGCACGGCGGCGACGGGGGCCGCCCGCAGGGCGACGGGGGCCTGCGGCGCCACCGCGGGGGTCACCGCGGGGGCGGCGGCCGGGGCGCCGGCCGCGTGGGCGCCGGCGGCACCGATCAGCGGCAGCGCGAGGGCCGCGCCACCGGTTCCGGCGACGGCGAAACCGCGGGAAAGGGAAAGGGACTTGGGGCGGCGGTGCTTACCCTTTGCAGGCATGACGAATTCCTCTCCGGCGCCTGCGAGGTGAGCTGTCGGGTTCGGACTGGAGATGTCCGGCCATACATGTACGGGACATGCACGCCTTCACCCCGAGCCGTCCCGGCGAATGGATCTCCGGGTCGGCGGCTTACCTGGTTCCCCCGCTCCTGCCGCGCGAATAGGTCGGATGCGGTTTCCGGGAGGCGGCAGGATTTGGCGGTCCACCCGGATCGATCGCGAAGGTAATCCCTTGCGACCACGGGGAACAAGCCGTGAATTCCCTGACGGAATAACAGGCATGAGGGACCGCCGGAATTACCGTCACCCTGTGTCCATTCCCCACCGCCAACAACCGCCCCGGCGGGGCCATTCGCCCTTAGCGATCAGGCACTCACGGTCACCGTATGATCTGGCTCACGGGGACGTGCCCGATCTCGCCTCCGGATATGGCAAGTTGGCGCCAAGTAGTGTAATTCGGACAGAGGGCCCAGGACGTGGCGGAGGAGTTGCTTTGACCCAGCAGATACAGGAGCCGGAGCTGTCCGGAGTGCGCAATTTCCGCGATGTGGGCGGATTGCCGACTTCTGACGGACGAACGGTCAGGACGGGACGACTGTTCCGAAGCGGACATCTCGCACATGCCACCGAAAGCGATGCAGAGTTCCTCGCCTCGCTCGGTCTCCACACCATCTTCGACTTCCGCAACGTCGCCGACCACGCCCTGGAGGGGCCGGACGTCGAGCTGCCCGGTGTCCGGAACGTCAACATCCCGCTCTCGGACCCGGCCGACGGACGGGAGTTCTGGCGGCTGGTCCGCGACGGCGACCTCGCGCAGCTGCGCGAGATCCTGGGCGACGGCAAGGCGGCCGCCCGGATGTCGAACTCGTACCGCGGGATCATCCGGCAGCGCACCGCCGAGCACGGCCGGGTCGTGCACGCCCTCGCCGAGGACAGCGTCCCCGCGCTGATGCACTGCGCGGCCGGCAAGGACCGGGCCGGCCTGTCGATCGCCGTCACCCTGCTCGCGCTGGGCGTCGAGCGGGAGGCGATCGTGGCGGACTACCTGGAATCGAACGCCCCGCACCGCCGCTACCGCGTGCGCCGCACCGACGAGTCGGCGGCCGCCCGCTCCCCCGAGGTGATGGAGCTGCTCGCGCCGCTCTTCGACGCCCGCGCCGAGTACCTGGTGGCCGCCTTCGACACCATCGACGAGCTCTGGGGCGGGGTGGAGCGCTATCTGGCGGAGGGCCTCGGGCTGACGCCCGAGACCCTCGACCGACTGCGCGACCGGCTCCTGGTCTGACGCGGCGGGGACCGGCGTCCCCCACGGGGTGGGCGGGCCGTCAGCGCGCCGCGACGGCCTGCTTCACCAGCGTCCTGCCGAAGTCCCAGATCAGCCCCGACCCGCCGTGCGCCTCGTCCATGACCTCGCGGAAGGCCCCGACGAACCGGTCCACGTCCGCCTCGTCCACGATCAGCGGCGGGATCAGCTTGATCACCTCCAAGTGGTCCCCGGAGACCTGGGTGAGGATCCGGTGCTTCTGCAGCAGCGGCACCACGACCATCTGCGCGAAGAG
Coding sequences within:
- a CDS encoding ATP-binding protein, whose amino-acid sequence is MSGLRAARHAPSRHVVSGPARQIRPQLVRAALLPTLAAGLSGAAAVIFTLQLGGGAGDRDARLWPVLTGCALLVVGALAAALLGAQRAAKAVRDRCEALRRSSVRGRGELRTAADRLERGETPPRPVRGGPSSPLPGGDPAGMDEFWLLSQELRGAREQAHTTLLRLAGPAAPTDSDRKVEVFVNLARRLQSLVHREISLLDELEDTVEDPDLLKELFHVDHLATRIRRHAENLAVLGGAASRRQWTRPIDLSEVLRSSVAEVEQYTRVKVVPPAGGSVRGHAVADVVHLLAELVENATVFSAPDTDVVLRAERVTAGIAVEVEDRGLGMPAEEQHRMNALLGDPDQISVRHLLADGRIGLFVVSALARRHGIAVELKSNIYGGVLAVLVLPQELLGAEAPTAADAAGGSRATSWGTGQGAAMPPLEPVRMPLPTPRPEARPAFGGPGAGAPHDPAPHPTSPSHSPSAPVPASAPIPASAPVPDPVPVPVAGTTRPGPGPGAATPSEPASRPVPRPRPEPRPQPRPASLPAPRSGATDGPGAVTWSAPAADPRVGPVPDSPTGAVAWSAPEPAPGPAPAVEPAPDRPAHGDRPRLPRRRAQEHLAPQLREAPAPRRAADPEQPVHDPGLMAAFQRGFGLAQSENQV
- a CDS encoding MBL fold metallo-hydrolase, yielding MTGSRPLRPRLRALRPEAFGADPSGARLERIRRSPNFADGVFQNPVGARNRPSGSMAEFAKIYFHREQRVRRSPAAPIPVHPTTLADLAKPPASGLRLTWMGHSSVLAEIDGRRVLFDPVWGERCSPFPFAGPKRLHPVPVPLASLGTVDVVVISHDHYDHLDLPTIKALAGTDTVFAVPLGVGAHLERWGVPADRLRELDWNESTEIAGLSLTATPARHFCGRGLRNQQHTLWASWVVAGDEHRIYHSGDTGYFPGFEEIGAEHGPFDATMIQIGAYSEYWPDIHMTPEEGMRAHLDLQGGTPRGTMLPIHWGTFNLALHPWDEPGEGTLTASENAGAAIALPIPGQPFEPGSADAPTAPWWRPFVGGRAAGGSLDGPASVPPLGAGAAATAARVASVAADGQEKSESVGS
- a CDS encoding SGNH/GDSL hydrolase family protein; this translates as MAATTTKLKTIGSYAAIGDSFTEGVGDPGPGDSFLGWADRLAVLLADQREEHDFRYANLAVRGKLLDQIVADQLPRAKALAPDLVTFCAGGNDIIRPGTDPDDVAERFEAAVADLTGAVGQVMITTGFDTRGVPVLKHLRGKVATYSAHVRAIADRYDCPVLDLWSLKSVQDRRAWDTDRLHLSPEGHTRVALRAAQVLGLDVPADPDQPWPPQRPRGSVDVTRDNIQWAREHLAPWIGRRLRGESSGDHVEAKRPDLLPL
- a CDS encoding LysM peptidoglycan-binding domain-containing M23 family metallopeptidase — encoded protein: MPAKGKHRRPKSLSLSRGFAVAGTGGAALALPLIGAAGAHAAGAPAAAPAVTPAVAPQAPVALRAAPVAAVQAAPTVYTVVPGDYLSKIAVERHLSGGWEQLYADNREAVGSNPSLIHPGLKLTLGGPGEAAPAEAEAAPAPEAEAEPVAPVAPKPARKQAEQAAPAQPEAAAEPQAEAPAAAPQSAAGFVAPVSGGISTQYKVAGAMWSSGYHTGVDFIAAMGTTVKAVGAGTVVSAGWSGSYGNEIVIRHADGKYSQYAHLSQLSVSSGQSVTAGQAIGLSGSTGNSTGPHLHFEIRTTPSYGSDMDPIAYLRSKGASL
- a CDS encoding tyrosine-protein phosphatase encodes the protein MTQQIQEPELSGVRNFRDVGGLPTSDGRTVRTGRLFRSGHLAHATESDAEFLASLGLHTIFDFRNVADHALEGPDVELPGVRNVNIPLSDPADGREFWRLVRDGDLAQLREILGDGKAAARMSNSYRGIIRQRTAEHGRVVHALAEDSVPALMHCAAGKDRAGLSIAVTLLALGVEREAIVADYLESNAPHRRYRVRRTDESAAARSPEVMELLAPLFDARAEYLVAAFDTIDELWGGVERYLAEGLGLTPETLDRLRDRLLV